From a region of the Paenibacillus sp. R14(2021) genome:
- a CDS encoding ABC-2 family transporter protein → MNSAYLDLIRIRFLMMLAYRVNYYSGIVIYTINIGAYYFLWEAIFGEQKLLAGFTLAQMTTYVAVSWMARAFYFNNLDREIANEIRDGSVAIQFIRPYNYLIVKLMQGFGEGLFRLILFMGPGLALVCLIFPVKLPTDPGVWAIYFVMLLFSFLINTQINMLVGLFAFFVENNEGMLRMKRVLVDLFSGVIVPISFFPGWLAVTMKWLPFQAITFLPSSVFTGRIAGSEVVRVLGIQVIWFIVLIIPIAWVWRQARTRLFVQGG, encoded by the coding sequence ATGAACAGTGCGTATCTCGACCTGATCCGCATCCGTTTTCTGATGATGCTGGCTTACCGCGTCAACTATTACAGCGGCATCGTCATCTACACGATCAACATCGGCGCGTATTATTTCCTGTGGGAAGCGATATTCGGCGAGCAGAAGCTGCTGGCCGGGTTCACGCTGGCGCAGATGACGACGTACGTCGCGGTTTCTTGGATGGCGAGGGCCTTCTACTTCAATAACCTGGATCGCGAGATTGCCAACGAAATCCGGGACGGCAGCGTCGCCATTCAATTCATTCGTCCTTATAATTATTTGATCGTCAAGCTGATGCAGGGCTTCGGCGAGGGGCTGTTCCGCCTGATTTTGTTCATGGGCCCGGGCCTTGCGCTCGTATGCTTGATTTTTCCGGTCAAGCTGCCGACGGATCCCGGCGTCTGGGCGATTTATTTTGTTATGCTGCTGTTCAGCTTTCTTATTAATACGCAGATCAATATGCTTGTAGGCTTGTTTGCGTTCTTCGTAGAAAATAACGAGGGGATGCTTCGCATGAAGCGGGTGCTCGTCGACTTGTTTTCCGGTGTGATCGTGCCGATTTCCTTCTTTCCCGGCTGGCTCGCGGTAACGATGAAATGGCTGCCGTTTCAAGCGATTACGTTTCTGCCGAGCTCCGTCTTCACGGGCCGCATTGCGGGTTCCGAGGTCGTGCGGGTGCTTGGCATTCAAGTGATTTGGTTCATCGTGCTGATTATTCCGATCGCATGGGTATGGCGTCAGGCGCGGACCCGGTTGTTCGTGCAGGGGGGTTAA
- a CDS encoding ABC transporter permease, translating into MFYWSLAVEYMKNYVKTKLTYRADFWVELLSDLLFQGVNLIFILIVFQHTPTLGGWTEAEVVFVYGYFMVPAGIFGAFFNIWNFSERYIVKGEMDRVLTRPAYNLYQVLLENLDPPSLFGSLVGLVIMVLSWGDLGLAFHLTDVLMMAVFTIGSVMIYGGLFTALTAISFYSDAPTGILPLMYNISNYGRYPVNIYNKIIRFLLTWLLPFAFVGVIPASYFLGRHEAGLSNLALFTPVMGVIVLGIGLLIWNHGVKRYRGAGS; encoded by the coding sequence ATGTTTTATTGGTCGCTTGCGGTTGAATATATGAAGAATTATGTCAAAACTAAGCTCACCTACCGGGCGGATTTCTGGGTCGAGCTGCTGTCGGACCTGCTGTTTCAAGGGGTTAACCTGATCTTTATTCTCATCGTATTCCAGCATACGCCGACGCTCGGCGGCTGGACGGAAGCGGAAGTCGTGTTCGTATACGGCTATTTCATGGTGCCGGCGGGCATCTTCGGAGCGTTCTTCAACATTTGGAACTTTAGCGAACGGTATATCGTCAAGGGCGAGATGGACCGCGTATTGACGCGGCCGGCGTATAATCTGTACCAAGTGCTGCTCGAAAATCTGGACCCGCCATCCCTATTCGGCTCGCTGGTCGGGCTGGTCATTATGGTGCTGAGCTGGGGAGATCTGGGACTCGCGTTCCACCTGACGGACGTGCTGATGATGGCGGTGTTCACGATCGGTTCCGTTATGATCTACGGCGGCTTGTTCACGGCGCTGACGGCGATCTCGTTCTATTCCGATGCGCCGACGGGCATTCTGCCGCTCATGTATAATATATCCAATTACGGACGCTACCCCGTTAACATTTACAACAAGATCATTCGGTTCCTGCTGACTTGGCTGCTGCCATTCGCCTTTGTCGGCGTTATCCCGGCATCGTATTTCCTCGGACGCCATGAAGCGGGGCTTTCGAATTTGGCGTTGTTTACACCGGTTATGGGCGTTATCGTCCTTGGCATCGGGCTGTTGATTTGGAATCACGGGGTCAAACGCTACCGGGGCGCAGGGTCTTAA
- the bcp gene encoding thioredoxin-dependent thiol peroxidase, whose protein sequence is MAVIKAKAIVGKKAPDFTLQAMGGREVSLSQFAGHKVVLFFYPKDLTPACTQQSCDFRDAYAEFGKHNTVVIGISNDPAERHERFAAKYELPFELLADTEHRVCELYGVWQLKKLYGREYMGLVRSTFLIDEKGKLVQEWRNLRVKGHVQEVLNAAIGKSDK, encoded by the coding sequence ATGGCTGTCATCAAAGCAAAAGCAATCGTTGGGAAAAAAGCGCCTGATTTCACGCTGCAGGCCATGGGCGGACGCGAGGTCAGCTTAAGCCAGTTCGCCGGTCATAAGGTCGTCCTATTCTTCTATCCGAAGGATTTAACGCCGGCGTGCACGCAGCAATCCTGCGATTTTCGCGACGCCTACGCCGAGTTCGGCAAGCACAATACGGTCGTTATCGGCATCAGCAACGATCCGGCGGAGCGGCATGAGCGGTTCGCCGCCAAGTACGAGCTGCCGTTCGAGCTGCTGGCGGATACGGAGCACCGAGTATGCGAGCTGTACGGCGTATGGCAGCTGAAGAAGCTGTACGGCAGGGAATACATGGGGCTTGTTCGCTCTACGTTTCTCATTGACGAGAAGGGCAAGCTGGTGCAGGAATGGCGGAACCTTCGAGTGAAGGGCCATGTACAGGAAG